A section of the Pseudomonas sp. Q1-7 genome encodes:
- a CDS encoding helix-turn-helix domain-containing protein, with protein sequence MTVEQIGERLRRYRRAANKTLNQVAAESGLTASFLSQAERNLTGVSISSLANIAKSLGIPLNALFDQPPQPQPDSHQGQRVRYTIGGQPLAYERLSSNFPGNLINAVKMSMPVGYQSELISHEGAEFAYVLSGQIVYTIEGHKYPLGPGDSVHFDAAKAHFLANTGNEVAEVLTVTTMGLFDDHPTP encoded by the coding sequence ATGACCGTAGAGCAGATCGGGGAACGCTTGCGCCGCTACCGCCGCGCCGCCAACAAGACCCTGAACCAGGTAGCCGCCGAATCGGGCCTCACGGCCAGTTTCCTGTCCCAGGCGGAACGCAACCTCACCGGCGTGTCGATTTCCTCCCTGGCGAACATCGCCAAGTCCCTGGGCATCCCCCTCAACGCCCTGTTCGACCAACCGCCCCAACCCCAGCCCGATTCCCACCAGGGCCAGCGTGTGCGCTACACCATCGGCGGCCAGCCGCTGGCCTACGAGCGGCTGTCCAGCAACTTCCCGGGCAACCTGATCAACGCGGTGAAGATGAGCATGCCGGTGGGTTATCAATCGGAACTCATCTCCCACGAGGGCGCCGAGTTCGCCTATGTGCTGTCCGGGCAGATTGTCTACACCATCGAAGGCCACAAGTACCCGCTGGGCCCCGGCGATTCGGTGCATTTCGACGCCGCCAAGGCGCATTTCCTCGCCAATACCGGAAATGAAGTGGCCGAGGTCCTGACCGTGACCACCATGGGCCTGTTCGACGACCACCCCACGCCCTGA
- a CDS encoding SIMPL domain-containing protein (The SIMPL domain is named for its presence in mouse protein SIMPL (signalling molecule that associates with mouse pelle-like kinase). Bacterial member BP26, from Brucella, was shown to assemble into a channel-like structure, while YggE from E. coli has been associated with resistance to oxidative stress.) produces the protein MSTYTRLAAALALCAASFGSLSAQAAGEVHYNQVAVRAEVSQEVAHDLMHVTLYSESQNTDPAKLAEQITRTLNGAVDKARKTKGVSVSLGSRNSYPVYDDKGQKITAWRERAELRLESADFATLSQLSADLLGDLKVAGMNFSIAEKTRKTHEDDLIKQAVDAFKARAQLATDALGGKGYKLVNLSLNSAGFQPPQPIMMRAMAAKGYADSAAAPEIEAGTSRVSVSADGTIEVQMP, from the coding sequence ATGTCCACGTACACCCGCCTCGCCGCCGCCCTCGCCCTCTGCGCCGCCAGCTTCGGCAGTCTCTCGGCCCAGGCCGCCGGCGAAGTCCACTACAACCAGGTCGCGGTGCGCGCAGAAGTCAGCCAGGAAGTGGCCCACGACCTGATGCACGTGACCCTCTACAGCGAGTCGCAGAATACCGACCCGGCCAAGCTCGCCGAGCAGATCACCCGCACCCTCAATGGTGCCGTGGACAAGGCGCGCAAGACCAAAGGCGTCAGCGTCAGCCTGGGCAGCCGCAACAGCTACCCGGTGTATGACGACAAGGGCCAGAAGATCACCGCCTGGCGCGAACGCGCCGAACTGCGCCTGGAAAGCGCCGACTTCGCCACGCTGTCCCAGCTCAGCGCCGACCTGCTGGGCGACCTGAAGGTGGCCGGAATGAACTTCAGCATCGCCGAGAAGACCCGCAAGACCCACGAAGACGACTTGATCAAGCAGGCCGTGGACGCCTTCAAGGCCCGCGCGCAGCTAGCTACCGATGCCCTCGGCGGCAAGGGCTACAAACTGGTCAACCTGAGCCTGAACAGCGCCGGCTTCCAGCCGCCGCAGCCGATCATGATGCGCGCCATGGCCGCCAAGGGGTACGCCGACAGCGCCGCCGCGCCGGAAATCGAAGCCGGCACCAGCCGCGTCAGCGTCAGCGCCGACGGCACCATCGAAGTGCAGATGCCCTGA
- a CDS encoding ABC transporter permease subunit has translation MNAMQPQVDPSILYPSPLKEFWKAFAHNKGAVGGLAFMILIVFCALFAPWVAPHDPSEQFRDFLLTPPVWLEGGQAQFLLGTDELGRDLLSRLIHGARLSLLIGLASVVMSLIPGILLGLLAGFFPRLLGPSIMRLMDIMLALPSLLLAVAIVAILGPGLINTVIAIAIVSLPSYVRLTRASVMGELNRDYVTASRLAGAGLLRLMFVTVLPNCMAPLIVQATLSFSSAILDAAALGFLGLGVQPPTPEWGTMLASARDYIERAWWVVSLPGLTILLSVLAINLMGDGLRDALDPKLKNAV, from the coding sequence ATGAATGCCATGCAACCCCAGGTCGACCCGAGCATCCTCTATCCGTCTCCCCTGAAGGAGTTCTGGAAGGCCTTTGCCCACAACAAGGGCGCCGTCGGCGGCCTTGCTTTCATGATCCTGATCGTGTTCTGCGCCCTGTTCGCCCCCTGGGTCGCGCCCCATGACCCGAGCGAGCAGTTCCGCGATTTCCTGCTGACCCCGCCGGTCTGGCTGGAAGGCGGCCAGGCGCAGTTCCTGCTCGGCACCGACGAACTCGGCCGCGACCTGCTGTCGCGCCTGATCCACGGCGCGCGGCTGTCGCTGCTGATCGGCCTGGCCTCGGTGGTGATGTCGCTGATCCCCGGCATCCTCCTCGGCCTCCTGGCGGGCTTCTTCCCGCGCCTGCTGGGCCCGTCGATCATGCGCCTGATGGACATCATGCTGGCGCTGCCCTCGCTGCTGCTGGCGGTGGCCATCGTCGCCATCCTCGGCCCAGGCCTGATCAACACCGTGATCGCCATCGCCATCGTTTCCCTGCCGTCCTACGTGCGCCTGACCCGCGCCTCGGTGATGGGCGAACTGAACCGCGACTACGTCACCGCCTCGCGCCTGGCCGGCGCCGGCCTGCTGCGCCTGATGTTCGTCACCGTACTGCCGAACTGCATGGCGCCGCTGATCGTCCAGGCCACCCTGAGCTTTTCCTCGGCCATCCTCGACGCCGCCGCCCTGGGCTTCCTCGGTCTCGGCGTGCAGCCGCCGACCCCCGAGTGGGGCACCATGCTCGCCTCCGCGCGGGACTACATCGAACGCGCCTGGTGGGTAGTCTCGCTGCCCGGCCTGACCATCCTGCTCAGCGTGCTGGCGATCAACCTGATGGGTGACGGCCTGCGCGATGCGCTGGACCCGAAACTCAAGAATGCAGTCTGA
- a CDS encoding ABC transporter substrate-binding protein — translation MRRSLLSLALCLPLHAIASQSLVVCTEASPEGFDIVQYTAATTADASAETVFDRLVQFAPGSTRLQPGLAESWSISADGLTYEFQLRKGVKFHSTDWFTPTRAFNADDVLWSFQRQLDASHPWHKLSPRGFPYAESMAFAQLIERIEKLDDHRVRFVLKHPEAPFLADLAMGFTSIYSAEYAGQLLKAGKAEQLNRQPIGTGPFVFERYRKDAQVRFRAHPDYWAGKPTLDRLLFAITPDPNVRVQQLKAGACQVALYPRPTDIAALRQEPALQILELDSLLVAYVGLNTRHPPLDDVRVRQAINLAFDTRAYLRAQFGEGNASRAVAPYPATLLGFNDTLAPWPHDPERARRLLAEAGHQDGFKLSIWTRPGGGPTNPNPGIGAQMLQADLAAIGIKAEIRVYEWGELIKRAKQGQHDLVFMGWAGDNGDPDNFLTPNLSCAAAKSGENQAGWCNAEFDDLIRQARTVTDPARRAELYRHALAIFHEQAPWIPLAHPKQFAAIRKGVEGFQLNPLGSNNFARVKLAQ, via the coding sequence ATGCGCCGAAGCCTGTTGTCCCTCGCCCTCTGCCTTCCCCTCCACGCCATCGCCAGCCAGTCCCTGGTGGTCTGCACCGAAGCCAGCCCGGAAGGCTTCGATATCGTCCAGTACACCGCCGCCACCACGGCCGATGCCTCGGCCGAAACCGTCTTCGACCGCCTGGTGCAGTTCGCCCCCGGCAGTACCCGGCTGCAACCGGGCCTCGCCGAAAGCTGGAGCATCAGCGCGGATGGCCTCACCTACGAATTCCAGCTGCGCAAGGGTGTGAAGTTCCACAGCACCGACTGGTTCACACCGACCCGCGCGTTCAATGCCGACGACGTGCTCTGGAGTTTCCAGCGCCAGCTGGACGCCAGCCACCCCTGGCACAAACTGTCGCCGCGCGGCTTTCCCTATGCCGAGTCCATGGCCTTCGCCCAGCTCATCGAACGCATCGAGAAGCTGGACGATCACCGCGTGCGCTTCGTCCTGAAACACCCCGAAGCGCCCTTCCTCGCCGACCTGGCCATGGGCTTCACCTCCATCTATTCCGCCGAGTACGCCGGGCAGTTGCTCAAGGCCGGCAAGGCCGAGCAGCTGAATCGCCAGCCCATTGGCACCGGCCCCTTCGTCTTCGAGCGCTACCGCAAGGATGCCCAGGTGCGCTTCCGCGCCCACCCGGACTACTGGGCAGGCAAGCCGACGCTCGACCGGCTGCTGTTCGCCATCACTCCCGATCCCAATGTGCGCGTGCAGCAGCTCAAGGCCGGCGCCTGCCAGGTGGCGCTGTACCCGCGCCCCACCGATATCGCCGCGCTGCGCCAGGAGCCGGCACTGCAGATACTCGAACTGGATTCCCTGCTGGTGGCCTATGTCGGCCTCAATACCCGCCATCCGCCGCTGGACGATGTGCGGGTGCGCCAGGCCATCAACCTCGCCTTCGACACCCGCGCCTATCTGCGCGCGCAGTTCGGCGAAGGCAACGCCAGCCGCGCCGTGGCGCCTTATCCGGCCACGCTGCTGGGCTTCAACGACACGCTCGCCCCTTGGCCTCACGACCCGGAAAGGGCTCGCCGATTGTTGGCCGAGGCCGGGCACCAGGATGGTTTCAAGCTGAGCATCTGGACCCGTCCCGGTGGCGGGCCGACCAACCCCAACCCCGGCATCGGCGCGCAAATGCTCCAGGCCGACCTGGCGGCCATCGGCATCAAGGCGGAGATCCGCGTCTATGAATGGGGCGAGCTGATCAAGCGCGCCAAGCAGGGCCAGCACGATTTGGTGTTCATGGGCTGGGCCGGCGACAACGGTGATCCGGACAACTTCCTCACGCCCAACCTGTCCTGCGCGGCGGCGAAATCAGGCGAGAACCAGGCCGGCTGGTGCAATGCCGAGTTCGACGACCTGATCCGCCAGGCCCGCACGGTGACCGATCCAGCGCGGCGCGCCGAGCTCTACCGCCACGCCCTGGCGATCTTCCACGAGCAGGCGCCGTGGATTCCCCTGGCCCACCCCAAGCAGTTCGCGGCGATCCGCAAGGGCGTGGAAGGCTTCCAGCTCAATCCGCTGGGTTCGAACAACTTCGCGCGGGTGAAGCTGGCGCAATAG
- a CDS encoding ABC transporter permease subunit yields the protein MLSFIARRLGLLIPTFFGVTLLTFALIRLIPGDPVEVMMGERRVDPEMHAQAMERLGLNKPLPEQYLDYVGKLAQGDLGESLRTREGVWHEFLTLFPATLELAIAALIFAGTLGVLAGVIAALKRGSLFDHGVMGISLAGYSMPIFWWGLLLIMFFSVWLGWTPVSGRIDLLYDIEPVTGFMLIDTLLSEEEGAFVDALRHLILPAIVLGTIPLAVIARMTRSAMLEVLREDYVRTARAKGLSPARVVFVHGLRNALIPVLTVFGLQVGTLLAGAVLTETIFSWPGIGKWLIEAIGARDYPVVQNGILLIACLVILVNFVVDILYGLVNPRIRHQR from the coding sequence ATGCTGAGTTTCATCGCACGCCGACTGGGGCTTCTGATCCCCACCTTCTTCGGCGTCACCCTGCTCACCTTCGCCCTGATCCGCCTGATTCCCGGCGACCCGGTGGAGGTGATGATGGGTGAACGCCGGGTCGATCCGGAAATGCACGCCCAGGCCATGGAACGCCTGGGCCTCAACAAACCGCTGCCGGAGCAGTACCTGGACTATGTCGGCAAGCTGGCCCAGGGCGACCTGGGCGAATCCCTGCGCACCCGCGAAGGCGTCTGGCACGAATTCCTCACCCTGTTCCCCGCCACCCTGGAACTGGCCATCGCCGCGCTGATCTTCGCCGGCACCCTCGGCGTGCTGGCCGGCGTGATCGCCGCCCTGAAACGCGGCTCGCTGTTCGACCACGGGGTGATGGGCATCTCCCTGGCGGGCTACTCCATGCCGATCTTCTGGTGGGGCCTGTTGCTCATCATGTTCTTCTCGGTGTGGCTCGGCTGGACACCGGTATCCGGGCGCATCGACCTGCTCTACGACATCGAGCCGGTCACCGGCTTCATGCTCATCGACACCCTGCTGTCCGAAGAGGAAGGCGCCTTCGTCGATGCCCTGCGCCACCTGATCCTGCCGGCCATCGTGCTCGGCACCATCCCGCTGGCGGTGATCGCCCGCATGACCCGCTCGGCGATGCTCGAAGTGCTGCGCGAGGACTACGTACGCACCGCCCGCGCCAAGGGCCTGTCGCCGGCCCGCGTGGTCTTCGTCCACGGCCTGCGCAACGCGCTGATCCCGGTGCTCACCGTGTTCGGCCTGCAGGTGGGCACCCTGCTCGCCGGCGCGGTACTGACCGAAACCATCTTCTCCTGGCCGGGCATCGGCAAATGGCTGATCGAAGCCATCGGCGCCCGTGATTACCCGGTGGTGCAGAACGGCATCCTGCTGATCGCCTGCCTGGTGATCCTGGTGAACTTCGTCGTGGACATCCTCTACGGCCTGGTCAATCCACGCATCCGTCATCAGCGCTAA
- a CDS encoding ABC transporter substrate-binding protein, translating to MIAAGLILGSGFTHAASYLVFCSEGSPAGFDPGQYTTGTDFDATSETLFNRLAQFQRGSTQVEPALASNWEISEDGKRYVFHLRQGVKFHSTDYFKPTREFNADDVLFTFQRMLDKDHPFRKAYPTEFPYFTDMGLDKNIAKVEKLDAMTVAFTLNEVDAAFIQNLSMNFAAIQSAEYAEQLLKNGKAADINQKPIGTGPFVLKRYQKDAQIRFTGNKDYWKPEDVKIDNLIFAINTDASVRTQKLKAGECQVTLNPRPADIEALKKDPNLKVPSEPGFNLGYIAYNVTRAPFDKLEVRQALDMAVNKQAIIDAVYQGAGQLAVNGMPPTQWSYDETIKDRAFDPEKAKELLKAAGVKEGTEITLWAMPVQRPYNPNAKLMAEMLQADWAKVGIKARIVSYEWGEYIKRAHAGEHDAMLIGWTGDNGDPDNWLGTLYGCDSVDGNNFSKWCDAGYDKLVKAAKATADVEQRTTLYKQAQHVLQQQVPITPIAHSTVYQPMRASVKDFLISPFGRNSFYGVANER from the coding sequence ATGATCGCCGCCGGCCTTATCCTCGGCTCCGGCTTCACCCACGCCGCCAGCTACCTGGTGTTCTGCTCGGAAGGCAGCCCCGCCGGCTTCGACCCGGGCCAATACACCACCGGCACCGATTTCGACGCGACCTCGGAAACCCTCTTCAACCGTCTCGCCCAGTTCCAGCGTGGCAGCACCCAGGTCGAACCGGCCCTGGCCAGCAACTGGGAGATCAGCGAAGACGGCAAGCGTTATGTCTTCCACCTGCGCCAGGGCGTGAAGTTCCACAGCACCGATTACTTCAAGCCCACCCGCGAATTCAACGCCGACGACGTGCTCTTCACCTTCCAGCGCATGCTCGACAAGGATCACCCGTTCCGTAAGGCGTACCCCACCGAATTCCCCTACTTCACCGACATGGGCCTGGACAAGAACATCGCCAAGGTGGAGAAGCTCGACGCGATGACCGTGGCCTTCACCCTGAACGAAGTGGACGCCGCCTTCATCCAGAACCTGTCGATGAACTTCGCCGCCATCCAGTCCGCCGAGTACGCCGAGCAGTTGCTGAAGAACGGCAAGGCCGCCGACATCAACCAGAAGCCCATCGGCACCGGCCCCTTCGTGCTCAAGCGCTACCAGAAGGACGCGCAGATCCGCTTCACCGGCAACAAGGACTACTGGAAGCCGGAAGACGTGAAGATCGACAACCTGATCTTCGCCATCAACACCGACGCCTCGGTGCGTACCCAGAAGCTCAAGGCCGGCGAATGCCAGGTCACCCTCAACCCGCGTCCGGCGGATATCGAGGCCCTGAAGAAAGACCCGAACCTCAAGGTGCCCAGCGAGCCGGGCTTCAACCTCGGCTACATCGCCTACAACGTCACCCGCGCGCCCTTCGACAAGCTCGAAGTGCGCCAGGCGCTGGACATGGCGGTGAACAAGCAGGCCATCATCGACGCCGTCTACCAGGGCGCCGGCCAACTGGCCGTGAACGGCATGCCGCCGACCCAATGGTCCTACGACGAAACCATCAAGGACCGCGCCTTCGATCCGGAAAAAGCCAAGGAGCTGCTCAAGGCCGCCGGCGTGAAGGAAGGCACCGAGATCACCCTCTGGGCCATGCCGGTGCAGCGTCCGTACAACCCCAACGCCAAGCTGATGGCCGAAATGCTCCAGGCCGACTGGGCCAAGGTGGGCATCAAGGCGCGCATCGTCAGCTACGAGTGGGGCGAGTACATCAAGCGTGCCCATGCCGGCGAGCACGACGCCATGCTGATCGGCTGGACCGGCGACAACGGCGACCCGGACAACTGGCTGGGCACCCTCTACGGCTGCGACTCGGTGGACGGCAACAACTTCTCCAAGTGGTGCGACGCCGGCTACGACAAGCTGGTGAAAGCCGCCAAGGCCACCGCCGACGTGGAACAGCGCACCACGCTGTACAAGCAGGCGCAGCACGTCCTGCAGCAGCAGGTGCCGATCACCCCGATCGCCCACTCCACGGTCTACCAGCCGATGCGCGCCAGCGTGAAGGACTTCCTGATCAGCCCCTTCGGCCGCAACAGCTTCTACGGCGTCGCCAACGAACGCTGA
- a CDS encoding ABC transporter substrate-binding protein, with protein sequence MRKNAVIQALVAAGLIASAPFASAASNLVFCSEGSPAGFDPGQYTTGTDFDAAAETVFNRLSQFERGGTAVIPGLAEKWDVSPDGLTYTFHLRKGVKFHTTDYFKPTRDFNADDVLFTFQRMLDKDHPFRKAYPTEFPYFTDMGMDANIAKVEKLDDSTVKFTLNGVDAAFIQNLAMSFASIQSAEYADQLLKAGKAADINQKPVGTGPFVFKRYQKDAQIRFTGNKDYWKPDDVKIDNLIFAINTDASVRMQKVKAGECQVTLFPRPADLEALKKDPNLSMPSQPGFNLGYIAYNVTHKPFDKLEVRQALDMAVNKQGIIDAVYQGAGQLAVNGMPPTQWSYDESVKDAGYNPEKAKELLKAAGVAEGTEITLWAMPVQRPYNPNAKLMAEMLQADWAKVGIKAKIVTYEWGEYIKRAKGGEHDAMLIGWSGDNGDPDNWLGTLYGCDAVDGNNFSKWCDAGYDKLIKQAKATPDQAQRTELYKQAQHILKDNVPITPIAHSTVYQPMRKNVQDFKISPFALNSFYGVSVGK encoded by the coding sequence ATGCGTAAAAACGCCGTCATCCAGGCACTTGTCGCCGCTGGGCTGATCGCCAGCGCGCCCTTCGCCAGCGCCGCGAGCAACCTGGTGTTCTGCTCCGAAGGCAGCCCCGCCGGTTTCGATCCGGGCCAATACACCACCGGCACCGATTTCGACGCCGCCGCCGAAACCGTCTTCAACCGCCTGAGCCAGTTCGAGCGTGGCGGCACCGCGGTGATCCCGGGCCTGGCCGAGAAGTGGGACGTATCCCCTGACGGCCTCACCTACACCTTCCACCTGCGCAAGGGCGTGAAGTTCCACACCACCGACTACTTCAAGCCGACCCGCGACTTCAACGCCGACGACGTGCTCTTCACCTTCCAGCGCATGCTCGACAAGGACCATCCGTTCCGCAAGGCGTACCCCACCGAATTCCCCTACTTCACCGACATGGGCATGGACGCCAACATCGCCAAGGTGGAGAAACTCGACGACAGCACCGTCAAGTTCACCCTCAACGGCGTGGATGCGGCCTTCATCCAGAACCTGGCCATGAGCTTCGCCTCCATCCAGTCCGCCGAGTACGCCGACCAGTTGCTCAAGGCCGGCAAGGCGGCGGACATCAACCAGAAGCCCGTCGGCACCGGCCCCTTCGTCTTCAAGCGCTACCAGAAGGACGCGCAGATTCGCTTCACCGGCAACAAGGACTACTGGAAGCCGGATGACGTGAAGATCGACAACCTGATCTTCGCCATCAACACCGACGCCTCGGTACGCATGCAGAAGGTCAAGGCCGGCGAATGCCAGGTCACCCTCTTCCCGCGTCCGGCCGACCTGGAAGCGCTGAAGAAGGACCCGAACCTGAGCATGCCGTCGCAGCCGGGCTTCAACCTCGGCTACATCGCCTACAACGTCACCCACAAGCCCTTCGACAAGCTCGAGGTGCGCCAGGCGCTGGACATGGCGGTGAACAAGCAGGGCATCATCGACGCCGTCTACCAGGGCGCCGGCCAACTGGCCGTGAACGGCATGCCGCCGACCCAGTGGTCCTACGACGAATCCGTCAAGGATGCCGGCTACAACCCGGAGAAAGCCAAGGAGCTGCTCAAGGCCGCCGGCGTCGCCGAAGGCACCGAGATCACCCTCTGGGCCATGCCGGTGCAGCGTCCGTACAACCCCAACGCCAAGCTGATGGCCGAAATGCTCCAGGCCGACTGGGCCAAGGTGGGCATCAAGGCCAAGATCGTCACCTACGAATGGGGCGAGTACATCAAGCGCGCCAAGGGCGGTGAACACGACGCCATGCTGATCGGCTGGAGCGGCGACAATGGCGACCCGGACAACTGGCTGGGCACCCTCTACGGCTGCGACGCCGTGGACGGCAACAACTTCTCCAAGTGGTGCGACGCCGGCTACGACAAGCTCATCAAGCAGGCCAAGGCCACCCCGGACCAGGCCCAGCGCACCGAGCTGTACAAGCAGGCCCAGCACATTCTCAAGGACAATGTGCCGATCACCCCGATCGCCCACTCCACCGTCTACCAGCCGATGCGCAAGAACGTGCAGGACTTCAAGATCAGCCCGTTCGCGCTCAACTCCTTCTATGGCGTGAGCGTCGGCAAGTAA
- a CDS encoding ABC transporter ATP-binding protein encodes MSLLEIKNLSVRFGDANAVPVVDGLDISVNKGEVLAIVGESGSGKSVTMMALMGLIDAPGRISADSLRFDGHDMLTLKGKQRRHIVGKDLAMVFQDPMTALNPSYTVGFQIEEVLRQHLGLKGKAARQRALELLERVEIPGAASRLDAYPHQLSGGMSQRVAIAMAIAAEPKLLIADEPTTALDVTIQAQIMDLLLDLQRDQGMALVLITHDLAVVAETANRVCVMYAGQAVEIGEVPHLFDEPTHPYTEALLKAIPEHSLGAHRLSTLPGIVPGRYDRPHGCLLSPRCPYGQANCVAQRPTLDPHAHGAVRCFYPLNLIEVAR; translated from the coding sequence ATGAGCCTGCTGGAAATCAAGAACCTCAGCGTGCGCTTCGGCGACGCCAACGCCGTCCCGGTGGTGGACGGCCTCGATATCTCGGTGAACAAGGGCGAGGTGCTGGCCATCGTCGGCGAATCCGGCTCCGGCAAATCGGTGACCATGATGGCGCTGATGGGCCTGATCGACGCCCCCGGCCGCATCAGCGCCGACAGCCTGCGCTTCGACGGCCACGACATGCTCACCCTCAAGGGCAAGCAGCGTCGCCATATCGTCGGCAAGGACCTGGCGATGGTCTTCCAGGACCCGATGACCGCCCTCAACCCCAGCTACACCGTGGGCTTCCAGATCGAGGAAGTGCTGCGCCAGCACCTCGGCCTCAAGGGCAAGGCTGCTCGCCAGCGCGCCCTGGAGCTCCTCGAACGGGTGGAGATTCCCGGCGCCGCCAGCCGCCTCGACGCCTACCCGCACCAGCTCTCCGGGGGCATGAGCCAGCGCGTGGCCATCGCCATGGCCATCGCCGCCGAGCCCAAGCTGCTGATTGCCGACGAACCCACCACCGCCCTGGACGTGACCATCCAGGCGCAGATCATGGACTTGTTGCTGGACCTGCAGCGCGACCAGGGCATGGCCCTGGTGCTGATCACCCACGACCTGGCCGTGGTGGCCGAAACCGCCAACCGCGTCTGCGTGATGTACGCCGGCCAGGCGGTGGAGATCGGCGAAGTGCCACACCTGTTCGACGAACCGACCCACCCCTATACCGAAGCCCTGCTCAAGGCGATTCCCGAGCACAGCCTGGGCGCCCATCGCCTGTCCACCCTGCCCGGCATCGTCCCCGGCCGCTACGACCGGCCCCACGGCTGCCTGCTGTCACCTCGCTGCCCCTACGGCCAGGCCAACTGCGTGGCCCAGCGCCCGACGCTGGACCCGCACGCCCACGGCGCCGTGCGCTGCTTCTACCCCCTTAACCTGATCGAGGTGGCGCGATGA
- a CDS encoding M24 family metallopeptidase: protein MTLGVGGKTPEQALAGLANMTAGMAPIGLDEYQARIARAQALMRQQGIAALYLNAGSNLRYFTGVKWTPSERMVGAVLPANGPLAYIAPAFEEGTIRDFREVEGAIHTWQEHQSPYRLLLEMLVGMGIAADARVGLCPSLAFFMFDGIRRLGAAFDFVDAACVIDPCRFHKSATELALMQRAKDMTLEVHKAAASILREGISTTDVAEFIREAHRKVGAPGSTFCIVLFGEASAFPHGVKHAQVLKDGDMVLIDTGCQLHGYQSDITRSYVFGTPSERQRAFWNLEKAAQQAAFDAARLGAPCGSVDAAARRCLEDGGLGPDYQLPGLPHRTGHGIGLDIHEGPYLVRGDETPLAEGMCFSNEPMICVPGEFGIRLEDHFYMTAEGPRWFTQPSHSIDDPFGLEA from the coding sequence ATGACACTGGGCGTGGGGGGCAAGACCCCGGAGCAGGCACTGGCCGGCCTGGCGAACATGACGGCGGGCATGGCGCCCATCGGCCTGGACGAGTACCAGGCGCGCATCGCCAGGGCACAGGCGCTGATGCGCCAGCAGGGCATCGCTGCCCTCTACCTGAATGCCGGCAGCAACCTGCGCTACTTCACCGGCGTGAAGTGGACGCCCAGCGAACGCATGGTGGGCGCCGTGCTGCCCGCCAACGGTCCGTTGGCCTATATCGCCCCCGCCTTCGAAGAAGGCACCATCCGCGACTTCCGCGAGGTGGAAGGCGCCATCCACACCTGGCAGGAACACCAGAGCCCCTACCGCCTGCTGCTGGAGATGCTGGTGGGAATGGGGATCGCCGCCGATGCGCGGGTGGGGCTCTGTCCTTCCCTGGCCTTCTTCATGTTCGATGGCATTCGTCGCCTCGGCGCCGCCTTCGATTTCGTCGACGCCGCTTGCGTGATCGACCCCTGCCGCTTCCACAAGTCGGCCACCGAGCTGGCCCTCATGCAGCGGGCCAAGGACATGACCCTGGAAGTGCACAAGGCCGCCGCCAGCATCCTGCGCGAAGGCATCAGCACCACGGACGTCGCCGAGTTCATCCGCGAGGCGCACCGCAAGGTGGGCGCCCCCGGTTCGACCTTCTGCATCGTGCTGTTCGGCGAAGCCAGCGCCTTCCCCCATGGCGTGAAGCACGCCCAGGTGCTCAAGGACGGCGACATGGTGCTGATCGACACGGGTTGTCAGCTCCACGGCTACCAGTCGGATATCACCCGCAGCTACGTGTTCGGCACGCCCAGCGAACGCCAGCGCGCCTTCTGGAACCTGGAAAAAGCCGCGCAGCAGGCTGCCTTCGACGCCGCTCGCCTCGGCGCGCCCTGCGGCTCGGTGGACGCCGCCGCTCGCCGCTGCCTGGAAGACGGTGGCCTGGGGCCGGACTACCAACTGCCGGGGCTGCCACACCGCACCGGTCACGGCATCGGCCTGGATATCCACGAGGGCCCCTACTTGGTGCGCGGTGACGAGACGCCGTTGGCCGAGGGCATGTGCTTCTCCAACGAGCCGATGATCTGCGTGCCCGGGGAGTTCGGCATTCGCCTGGAGGACCACTTCTACATGACGGCCGAGGGGCCGCGCTGGTTCACCCAGCCGAGCCACTCCATCGACGATCCGTTCGGGTTGGAGGCCTGA